In Methanosarcina siciliae T4/M, one genomic interval encodes:
- the nifS gene encoding cysteine desulfurase NifS yields MENRTVYMDNSATTPVRKEVVEEMLPYLTDNFGNPSSIYELGKTSKHAVEKARKRVADAIGAEENEIYFTSGGTESDNWAVKGIAFANRSRGKHIITSSIEHHAVLHACAWLEGQGFEVTYLPVDRYGRVSPEDLKNSIRDDTILISIMLANNEIGTIQPVEELGKIARENRIYFHTDAVQAVGHIPVDVKKMNIDLLSLSGHKFEGPKGCGAFYIRRGTKIEALLHGGAQERKRRAGTENVPSIVGLGKAIELAVDEMEGTNKSLLEMRERLIENLLQITKTHLNGHPAERLANNVNVTFEYIEGESLLLLLNAKGIFASTGSACNSTSLEPSHVLTACGVPQEIVHGSLRLSLGRMNTQEDVDRVLEVLPEIVQKLRNMSPLTPQEYRAL; encoded by the coding sequence ATTGAAAACAGAACCGTTTACATGGACAACTCTGCTACGACTCCCGTACGAAAAGAAGTGGTTGAGGAGATGCTCCCCTACCTGACCGATAATTTCGGAAACCCTTCTTCCATCTATGAACTCGGGAAAACCTCAAAACATGCGGTGGAAAAAGCAAGAAAAAGGGTTGCAGATGCTATCGGGGCTGAAGAAAACGAGATATACTTCACTTCAGGAGGCACCGAGTCCGATAACTGGGCAGTAAAGGGGATAGCCTTTGCAAACAGGAGCAGAGGAAAACACATAATCACCTCATCGATCGAACATCATGCCGTCCTGCACGCCTGTGCCTGGCTCGAAGGGCAGGGGTTTGAAGTGACATATCTTCCGGTTGACCGGTATGGGAGAGTCTCCCCGGAAGATCTGAAGAATTCGATCAGGGACGATACGATTCTCATTTCCATAATGCTTGCAAATAATGAGATAGGGACAATTCAGCCCGTCGAAGAACTTGGAAAAATCGCAAGGGAAAACAGGATATATTTCCACACGGACGCTGTGCAGGCAGTCGGGCACATTCCTGTAGATGTCAAAAAAATGAATATCGACCTCTTATCCCTTTCAGGGCATAAGTTCGAAGGGCCAAAGGGCTGCGGAGCGTTCTACATAAGAAGAGGGACAAAAATCGAAGCTCTACTCCACGGAGGAGCTCAGGAAAGAAAACGGAGGGCAGGAACCGAGAACGTCCCTTCCATAGTGGGGCTCGGGAAAGCCATAGAGCTTGCAGTTGACGAAATGGAAGGAACGAATAAATCCCTGCTGGAAATGAGAGAGCGCCTGATTGAAAACCTCCTCCAGATCACGAAGACCCACCTGAACGGACATCCTGCAGAGAGGCTTGCAAACAACGTAAATGTCACTTTCGAATACATTGAAGGGGAGTCTCTCCTGCTGCTCCTGAACGCAAAGGGAATTTTTGCATCCACGGGAAGCGCATGCAACTCCACTTCTCTTGAACCCTCGCATGTGCTCACGGCCTGCGGAGTTCCGCAGGAGATCGTCCACGGTTCCCTGAGATTGAGCCTTGGGAGGATGAATACTCAGGAAGATGTGGACAGGGTGCTTGAGGTTCTCCCCGAGATTGTTCAGAAACTCAGGAACATGTCGCCGCTGACCCCTCAGGAATACAGGGCTCTTTGA
- a CDS encoding sodium:solute symporter family protein: MAISTSTLILFVIIYLTATFYVAYLGYRKNSQTEGYMLAGRGVHPAIMALSYGAAFISTSAIIGFGGVAASIGMGLLWLVFMNIFFGIFIAFVIFGPRTRRMGLNLGAITYPEFIGKRFQSRFIQAFSGLLIGIFMPLYAASVIIGAGRFLETTLGVNYNIALIIFTIIIASYVLKGGLLSVMYVDAMQAVLMLLGMGFLLVFTYVKLGGVVEAHQALTSMANLVPQALIDRGHQGWTSMPASGSPLWWTMISTLILGVGIGVLAQPQLAVRFMTVKDDRSLKRAVAVGGPFILIMAGVAYVVGALSNVYFYRTTGMISLQVVPDGNTDLIMPTFLNHAMPEMFVALFMLSLLAAAMSTAAAQFHTMGTAIGYDVYQQSLMKGKSSATVHVTRLGIAFTILAAVFLAYILPGSIIARATAMFMGLCTSAFLPLFIGALFWKRTTKAGATTSLVIGSLSSLFWLTFVHASEAVPLGICQAIFGKATLLSGTWTVVDPILIATPISILTLIAVSLMTPQFSPDFLNKAFRLRFEDEEEEVPEPASHNTIDSTGV, encoded by the coding sequence ATGGCAATAAGTACTTCAACCCTGATCCTGTTTGTTATCATTTATCTTACAGCCACTTTCTACGTTGCCTACCTGGGATACAGGAAGAATTCCCAGACCGAAGGATATATGCTTGCCGGTAGAGGAGTGCACCCTGCAATCATGGCCCTTTCCTACGGAGCTGCGTTTATCAGCACCTCTGCAATAATAGGCTTCGGAGGAGTAGCCGCCTCAATAGGAATGGGGCTTCTGTGGCTTGTTTTTATGAATATCTTTTTCGGGATATTCATCGCCTTTGTTATTTTTGGCCCTCGTACCCGGCGTATGGGGCTGAACCTTGGAGCTATAACTTATCCTGAATTCATAGGAAAACGCTTCCAGTCAAGGTTTATTCAGGCTTTTTCCGGGCTTCTGATCGGTATTTTTATGCCACTTTACGCTGCAAGCGTTATCATAGGAGCCGGGAGATTCCTTGAGACAACTCTGGGAGTTAACTACAATATTGCCCTTATAATCTTCACTATTATAATCGCTTCTTACGTCCTCAAGGGAGGACTGCTTTCAGTAATGTATGTGGATGCTATGCAAGCGGTCCTGATGTTACTGGGAATGGGTTTTCTGCTGGTCTTTACTTATGTCAAGCTTGGAGGAGTCGTTGAAGCCCACCAGGCCCTTACCAGTATGGCAAACCTTGTGCCCCAGGCCCTTATAGACCGGGGACATCAGGGCTGGACTTCAATGCCGGCATCCGGGTCTCCTTTATGGTGGACAATGATTTCCACACTCATATTGGGAGTCGGAATAGGTGTGCTTGCGCAGCCTCAGCTCGCGGTCAGGTTCATGACTGTAAAAGATGACCGCTCCCTGAAAAGAGCAGTCGCTGTCGGCGGCCCGTTTATCTTGATAATGGCAGGAGTCGCGTATGTTGTAGGGGCTCTTTCCAATGTATATTTCTACAGGACCACAGGCATGATTTCCCTTCAGGTCGTCCCGGATGGAAACACTGACCTTATAATGCCTACCTTCCTGAACCATGCAATGCCTGAAATGTTTGTAGCACTCTTCATGCTCAGCCTTCTCGCAGCGGCAATGTCCACCGCAGCTGCCCAGTTCCATACAATGGGTACAGCCATAGGATACGACGTCTACCAGCAGAGCCTCATGAAAGGCAAGTCCTCGGCGACCGTCCATGTCACAAGACTGGGAATTGCCTTCACCATCCTGGCCGCGGTCTTTCTGGCGTACATTCTGCCCGGAAGTATTATTGCAAGAGCTACGGCAATGTTCATGGGCCTCTGTACATCTGCTTTCCTGCCCCTGTTCATCGGAGCCCTATTCTGGAAACGTACGACAAAAGCCGGAGCAACCACAAGCCTTGTAATCGGATCTTTAAGCAGCCTCTTCTGGCTGACTTTTGTCCATGCATCAGAAGCAGTGCCTCTAGGGATCTGCCAGGCAATTTTCGGGAAAGCAACCTTGCTTTCGGGCACCTGGACCGTTGTAGACCCTATCCTGATCGCAACTCCTATCTCTATCCTTACCCTGATCGCGGTAAGCCTTATGACACCGCAATTCTCACCCGACTTCCTGAATAAAGCTTTCAGGCTCAGGTTTGAAGACGAAGAAGAGGAGGTCCCGGAACCTGCATCACACAATACAATCGATTCCACAGGTGTTTAA
- the argH gene encoding argininosuccinate lyase: MSNILRRGRLEAAPDEEILRYTSSMEADRWIFSADVAVDLAHTVMLKEQGIISAEDCSKILGGLLKIREEGMEKLDFSYEDIHISLESRLIDMVGEDVGGRMHSGRSRNDEVATCIRLTLREELLGLLEEIFALRKTLVSLAEKHTETLMPGFTHLQHAQPTTLAHHLCAHEAALGRDFDRVQDAFSRVNLCPLGAAAFASTGFNLNRKRTQELLGFEGLLENSMDAVSNRDFLIECASVFSNLMINLSRMAEELVIWSSSEFNFIELDDTYASTSSIMPQKKNPDTAELMRGKTGVAVGALMSLLTICKGLPLSYNRDLQEATPNIWHSVETVRASVRVMEGMVRTMKIHADVLSAQSVTGFTTATELADTFVRETGIPFRTAHQIVGMLAKEGEKPTIEKINSVAEIVLGESLSSKGLTEKMVKEALNPVSNIKRRKIEGGPAPEEMQHYLGRRQTELELNEQEIATIKDSIDSAFEALLEVVDEYRKA, from the coding sequence ATGAGCAACATTTTACGCAGAGGAAGGCTGGAAGCAGCCCCGGACGAGGAAATTTTACGTTACACTTCTTCAATGGAGGCCGATAGGTGGATTTTTAGTGCTGACGTAGCAGTGGACCTTGCTCACACAGTAATGTTGAAAGAACAGGGCATTATAAGTGCGGAAGACTGCAGCAAAATCCTCGGAGGGCTTTTGAAAATCCGGGAAGAAGGAATGGAAAAACTCGACTTCAGCTATGAAGACATCCATATCTCCCTTGAATCCAGGCTCATCGACATGGTTGGAGAAGATGTGGGAGGCAGGATGCACTCCGGGCGCTCAAGAAACGATGAGGTTGCAACCTGCATCAGGCTGACCCTGAGAGAAGAACTTCTCGGCCTGCTCGAAGAGATCTTTGCCCTCAGAAAAACCCTTGTTTCTCTGGCAGAAAAACATACAGAAACCCTCATGCCCGGTTTTACCCACCTTCAGCACGCCCAGCCGACCACCCTCGCCCACCACCTCTGTGCCCACGAAGCGGCACTCGGCAGAGACTTTGATCGGGTGCAGGACGCCTTTTCCAGGGTTAACCTCTGCCCGCTCGGAGCTGCTGCATTTGCCTCTACCGGTTTTAACCTCAACAGGAAAAGGACCCAGGAACTTCTGGGCTTCGAAGGCTTGCTGGAAAATTCGATGGACGCGGTCAGCAACCGGGACTTCCTGATCGAATGTGCCTCGGTCTTTTCAAACCTCATGATAAACCTGAGCCGGATGGCTGAAGAACTTGTAATCTGGTCTTCATCCGAGTTCAATTTCATAGAACTGGACGACACGTACGCCTCCACCTCCTCGATTATGCCCCAGAAGAAAAACCCGGATACCGCTGAATTAATGCGCGGAAAAACCGGAGTTGCAGTGGGAGCCCTTATGTCCCTCCTTACGATCTGCAAGGGCCTGCCCCTGAGTTATAACCGCGACCTGCAGGAAGCAACACCCAATATCTGGCATTCGGTAGAAACCGTAAGGGCGTCGGTAAGAGTAATGGAAGGAATGGTAAGGACCATGAAAATCCATGCGGATGTGCTTTCAGCCCAGTCCGTAACAGGCTTTACAACGGCTACCGAGCTTGCGGACACCTTTGTCCGGGAGACAGGAATTCCCTTCAGAACTGCCCACCAGATTGTCGGGATGCTTGCAAAGGAAGGGGAAAAGCCCACAATAGAAAAAATTAACTCTGTGGCAGAAATCGTGCTCGGAGAATCGCTTTCAAGTAAGGGCCTGACGGAAAAGATGGTAAAGGAAGCTCTTAACCCGGTCTCCAACATAAAGAGGAGAAAGATTGAGGGAGGACCTGCTCCGGAAGAAATGCAGCACTACCTTGGAAGGCGGCAGACCGAACTTGAACTGAACGAGCAGGAGATTGCAACCATCAAAGATTCGATTGACTCTGCTTTTGAAGCCCTGCTTGAAGTAGTCGATGAATACAGGAAAGCCTGA
- a CDS encoding transcriptional regulator — protein MKKKLGLIGKMGSKCELYLFAIAKPQKVMIIMETPCQKIVWDLVPAIRASLAIELVNKGQSQAASAKLLGIAPSAVSQYISGKRGYRIEFQGETKELIEKLAQDLIDKKVDDFVPRICRICTSARGIEGSCSSTCVTEEPAAKEKKQK, from the coding sequence ATGAAGAAAAAATTAGGTCTTATCGGGAAGATGGGGTCGAAATGTGAGTTATATTTGTTCGCAATCGCAAAACCTCAAAAAGTGATGATAATTATGGAAACTCCGTGTCAGAAGATTGTGTGGGATCTGGTCCCCGCAATAAGGGCCAGTCTTGCAATCGAACTTGTAAATAAAGGACAGTCACAGGCAGCTTCCGCAAAGCTGCTGGGGATTGCCCCGTCGGCAGTTTCCCAGTATATTTCGGGAAAAAGGGGGTACAGGATCGAGTTTCAGGGTGAGACGAAAGAATTGATCGAAAAACTTGCTCAGGACTTGATCGACAAAAAAGTCGACGACTTTGTTCCAAGGATCTGCCGGATCTGTACAAGTGCAAGAGGGATCGAAGGCAGTTGCAGTAGCACCTGTGTTACCGAGGAACCGGCAGCTAAAGAGAAAAAACAGAAGTGA
- a CDS encoding IS1634 family transposase produces MKNTSNCDNISEHLNTNEFPQTNTTPFTVLAPKHYLNQISFEAIINDNIQWDRDQWRVPPGTLALSIVLTPFFRADKRYPLCSVEEIVEFMDTELVFGKDYPHSYFNDDCLGLLLDRVHEAGCPGLFSMVVSQVFANFKIPFGRIFQVDTTSHVYYGDSKVCEEENYEGLKVTYGYSKDKRPDKKQIMSGMITNELGLPLYTETLDGNTADTVWLPDAMRHFRDLFGEMYSDSIFIADSKLVNKKNFGVLFDKTNPFSFISRCPEKFCSRIAEKTVSEAYSLNEWEYVGPCCKDEESKRATKYEVQGFDKIVHGNECRLVVFRKLDGDERLANESKKEREKIEEGIKKEFKKPFACEADARKAMDEFAKKYKPSLFNVTFEIQEETIEKRPKGRPSKSQQKLKITSEFYVKLKSLEQNKEKMEKRHQSLETVVLITNVPFDTKNNKEIFQLYKNQQVVETNFEELKKPSMFYRIFLEKPERIEALLMLLHVSLLVRVLMRITARENLKKENEPLRIDFGRSILKNPTAEKMLRLLSFHYIMTIDGKRVIITKNGKVDHLNKLVKVLGLNLESG; encoded by the coding sequence ATGAAAAATACTTCCAACTGTGATAATATTTCCGAACACTTGAATACAAATGAATTTCCACAGACAAATACGACCCCATTCACAGTTTTGGCTCCTAAACATTATTTAAATCAAATTTCTTTTGAAGCCATTATCAATGACAACATCCAATGGGATCGAGATCAATGGAGAGTTCCGCCAGGAACTCTGGCACTGAGTATAGTGCTAACTCCTTTTTTTCGCGCAGATAAACGATATCCTTTATGCTCTGTTGAAGAGATTGTTGAATTCATGGATACTGAGCTTGTTTTTGGAAAAGATTATCCCCACTCATACTTCAATGATGATTGTTTAGGTCTGTTGCTGGATCGAGTTCATGAAGCAGGTTGCCCAGGTCTTTTCAGCATGGTAGTATCACAAGTTTTTGCAAACTTCAAAATTCCATTCGGTCGAATATTCCAAGTGGACACTACATCTCATGTTTACTACGGAGATTCTAAGGTTTGTGAAGAGGAAAATTATGAAGGTTTGAAGGTCACTTACGGTTATAGCAAAGATAAGCGTCCTGATAAAAAACAAATTATGAGCGGAATGATTACAAACGAATTAGGACTTCCTCTTTACACAGAAACACTTGATGGGAACACTGCTGATACTGTTTGGCTCCCAGATGCTATGCGCCATTTCAGGGATTTATTTGGTGAAATGTATAGTGATTCGATCTTCATAGCAGATTCGAAACTGGTGAATAAAAAGAATTTTGGAGTCCTTTTCGATAAAACAAATCCTTTCAGTTTCATCTCCAGGTGCCCAGAGAAATTCTGTTCCAGGATTGCAGAAAAGACTGTATCTGAGGCTTATTCGCTCAATGAATGGGAATACGTAGGACCTTGCTGTAAAGATGAAGAATCTAAAAGAGCAACAAAGTATGAAGTGCAAGGTTTTGATAAAATTGTTCATGGAAATGAATGTCGGTTAGTCGTTTTTAGAAAGCTTGATGGTGATGAAAGGTTAGCCAATGAAAGTAAAAAGGAACGAGAAAAAATTGAGGAAGGAATAAAGAAAGAGTTTAAAAAACCATTCGCTTGCGAAGCAGATGCCAGGAAAGCAATGGATGAATTTGCTAAGAAGTACAAACCCTCATTATTCAATGTCACATTTGAGATCCAAGAAGAAACAATTGAAAAAAGACCGAAAGGAAGACCCTCCAAGAGTCAACAAAAATTGAAAATCACCAGTGAATTTTACGTTAAACTCAAAAGCCTTGAGCAAAACAAGGAAAAAATGGAAAAGCGCCATCAGTCGTTGGAAACTGTAGTACTGATTACAAATGTTCCCTTCGATACAAAAAACAATAAGGAAATCTTTCAGTTATATAAAAACCAACAAGTTGTTGAAACGAACTTTGAAGAATTGAAAAAACCTTCTATGTTTTACAGGATATTTCTGGAAAAACCAGAACGTATTGAAGCATTGCTTATGCTGCTGCATGTTTCCTTATTAGTAAGGGTACTTATGAGGATTACAGCAAGAGAAAATCTGAAAAAGGAAAATGAGCCTTTACGTATTGATTTTGGGAGGTCTATCCTGAAAAACCCTACAGCAGAAAAAATGCTGAGGTTGCTTTCCTTCCATTATATCATGACTATAGATGGAAAGCGTGTGATTATCACAAAAAATGGAAAAGTAGATCACCTGAACAAGTTGGTAAAGGTACTGGGCTTGAATCTCGAGTCTGGGTGA
- a CDS encoding symporter small accessory protein yields the protein MLGIDDPQIWLAYVFCVLSALGCMVYGVLNWRGGEEEQVVKNGTPRTSVQDQ from the coding sequence ATGTTAGGAATTGATGATCCACAGATCTGGCTTGCATATGTATTTTGCGTATTAAGCGCACTCGGATGCATGGTTTACGGGGTATTGAATTGGAGAGGCGGGGAAGAAGAACAGGTAGTCAAGAACGGGACTCCGAGGACATCAGTTCAGGACCAGTAA
- the gatD gene encoding Glu-tRNA(Gln) amidotransferase subunit GatD, with product MEFKQGDWVRIEKNGTVYEGKVMPSMEGYITIKMKSGYNAGFSIDKVGITLLEKNGETAKGDRKGGKSCKTDEEKLPESGKKLPKISILSTGGTIASKIDYRTGAVTSQFTADDILAAIPELIEIADFKGRVISSILSENMDSYSWQNLAKAVVEEIEAGADGVIITHGTDTMMYSAAALSFMIETPVPIVFVGSQRSADRPSSDNAMNAICAARVAISDIAEIVVVMHGTTSDDFCEIHRGTKVRKLHTSRRDAFKSVNSLPVGTVDYSTGDIKTFIDYTRRGEKALKFKPGMEPKCALVKFTPGADPTVLDYYISNGYKGLVIEGTGLGHVSTKWIPLLQKAADAKMPVIVTSQCLNGRICDRVYDTGRDMLKAGAIEGEDTLPETALVKLMWVLGQTDDFEKAAGMLREDLSGEITECTQR from the coding sequence ATGGAATTCAAACAGGGCGATTGGGTACGCATCGAAAAGAACGGTACTGTCTATGAAGGCAAAGTGATGCCTTCCATGGAAGGATATATCACAATAAAAATGAAAAGCGGGTATAACGCCGGTTTTTCCATTGATAAGGTCGGGATAACCCTTCTTGAAAAGAACGGAGAAACTGCAAAAGGAGACAGAAAAGGCGGGAAAAGCTGTAAAACCGACGAAGAAAAACTTCCCGAATCCGGGAAAAAACTCCCGAAAATCTCAATTCTTTCCACGGGTGGAACGATTGCCAGCAAAATAGACTACCGTACAGGTGCAGTCACTTCCCAGTTTACTGCTGACGATATCCTCGCCGCAATCCCGGAACTGATTGAGATTGCGGACTTCAAAGGCAGAGTAATCTCAAGCATCCTCTCCGAAAACATGGACTCCTACTCCTGGCAAAACCTCGCAAAAGCCGTTGTAGAAGAGATCGAAGCCGGAGCTGATGGAGTAATTATAACTCACGGGACAGACACAATGATGTACTCGGCCGCAGCCCTTTCCTTCATGATCGAAACGCCCGTACCCATCGTATTTGTTGGTTCCCAGAGGAGCGCGGACCGCCCGAGCAGCGACAACGCCATGAACGCAATCTGTGCAGCCCGGGTTGCCATAAGCGATATTGCCGAAATCGTGGTGGTCATGCACGGCACAACCTCGGACGACTTCTGTGAAATCCATCGCGGAACAAAAGTCAGGAAGCTTCATACCTCCCGCAGGGACGCTTTCAAGTCCGTAAACTCCCTCCCGGTAGGAACAGTAGACTACAGCACAGGAGATATAAAGACATTTATTGACTACACCCGACGCGGAGAAAAGGCCCTGAAATTCAAACCGGGAATGGAACCTAAGTGTGCCCTTGTGAAGTTCACTCCGGGAGCGGATCCGACGGTCCTTGATTACTATATAAGTAACGGCTACAAAGGGCTTGTTATTGAAGGGACAGGCCTGGGACACGTTTCCACAAAATGGATTCCCCTGCTCCAAAAAGCTGCGGATGCAAAAATGCCCGTAATAGTTACTTCCCAGTGCCTTAACGGCAGGATCTGCGACCGCGTCTACGACACAGGCAGGGATATGCTGAAAGCCGGGGCAATCGAAGGAGAAGATACTCTTCCCGAAACTGCCCTTGTCAAGCTTATGTGGGTACTTGGCCAGACCGATGATTTCGAAAAAGCTGCCGGCATGCTAAGAGAAGACCTCAGCGGGGAAATTACCGAGTGCACGCAGAGATAA